In the Bacillus shivajii genome, one interval contains:
- a CDS encoding phytoene desaturase family protein, whose amino-acid sequence MVKSNSRVIIIGGGLGGLSAAIRLQHAGFQTTLLEKNEVVGGKLHEVRLGSYRFDFGPNIITMPNVFKSVISQLGENPDTYFKFIKLEKHTKNSFYDGSHLYFSSNIDEMKEHLFTIDPSSADNYDQYLLKVGEFFLLAQKHFLHRSFSSWKKFMNLPLIKAMSSVKPFQSMDKFHQQFFRDERVRMAFNKYATYIGSSPYTAPASFGLMGHLELGDGVYFTKGGNYEIVKGFERAAKNLGVEIVTKCEVKRAITTGGVIKRVETENGDVYEGDVFVLNGDLLTQYPRLVEERDRKSFTDKKISKLPPSSSAFVILAGVKTRFDLHHHQFFFSKDPVNEFRKLFDDHTYSDDISIYISTSSKTSQEMSPDGDNLNILVNAPPLSERDPHISKEVMCERVFHLLKGRGLDMKPYLQQLKVIDPQTIEKQFHAFHGSIAGIAANIKKNSLLRPYNRSQDIRNLYFVGGSTYPGAGSPIVVLSGNNVADDIIRNDKR is encoded by the coding sequence ATGGTGAAGAGCAATAGTCGTGTCATAATCATTGGTGGTGGGCTCGGCGGACTATCGGCAGCGATTCGATTGCAACATGCCGGCTTTCAAACAACACTTTTAGAAAAAAATGAAGTTGTTGGTGGAAAGCTTCATGAAGTCCGCCTTGGTTCTTATCGATTTGATTTTGGCCCGAATATCATAACAATGCCGAACGTTTTCAAATCTGTTATTTCACAATTAGGTGAGAACCCTGACACATATTTTAAATTTATAAAGCTGGAAAAACATACGAAAAATTCGTTTTATGATGGATCACACTTATATTTTTCCTCCAATATTGATGAAATGAAAGAGCATTTATTTACTATTGATCCTTCTTCTGCTGATAACTATGATCAATATTTATTAAAAGTAGGGGAATTTTTTCTCCTTGCGCAAAAACATTTTTTACATCGTTCATTTTCTAGCTGGAAAAAATTCATGAACTTGCCATTAATAAAAGCAATGTCATCTGTCAAACCATTTCAATCGATGGACAAATTTCATCAACAGTTTTTTCGCGACGAACGGGTTAGAATGGCATTTAACAAATACGCTACATATATTGGTTCCTCGCCTTATACAGCACCTGCATCATTCGGTTTAATGGGACATTTGGAGCTAGGTGACGGCGTTTATTTTACAAAAGGAGGAAATTACGAGATTGTAAAAGGATTTGAGCGTGCAGCAAAAAATTTAGGCGTTGAAATTGTCACAAAGTGTGAAGTTAAGCGCGCTATAACAACAGGCGGTGTGATAAAACGAGTTGAAACAGAAAACGGTGACGTATATGAAGGAGATGTTTTCGTTTTAAACGGGGATTTACTTACGCAATACCCGAGACTCGTTGAAGAACGTGACCGAAAGTCATTTACGGATAAGAAAATCAGCAAATTGCCTCCATCTAGTTCAGCATTTGTGATTCTTGCAGGTGTAAAAACACGGTTTGACTTGCATCATCATCAGTTTTTTTTCAGTAAAGATCCGGTCAATGAGTTTCGGAAACTATTTGATGACCATACATACAGTGATGACATAAGCATTTACATTAGTACGTCATCAAAAACTTCTCAAGAGATGTCACCAGATGGCGATAACCTTAATATTCTTGTAAATGCTCCCCCATTAAGCGAACGAGACCCACATATTTCAAAGGAAGTGATGTGTGAACGTGTCTTTCATTTATTAAAAGGGCGTGGCCTTGATATGAAACCATACCTCCAGCAATTAAAAGTGATCGATCCACAGACGATTGAAAAACAGTTTCATGCGTTTCATGGTTCAATCGCAGGTATTGCTGCAAACATTAAGAAAAATAGTCTTTTACGTCCTTACAATCGTTCTCAAGACATTCGTAACTTATATTTCGTAGGTGGTAGTACTTACCCTGGTGCAGGATCTCCAATCGTCGTATTAAGTGGCAATAACGTCGCAGATGACATCATTAGAAACGATAAACGTTAA
- a CDS encoding histidine phosphatase family protein: MIYVVRHGQTDFNKEERLQGRFGLPLNETGIKQAERLGDQLRKVNFDFVFSSPQERAIHTAVIVTGKEVVTDRRLDVFDLGEADTLRKQEVKMAGTIPDASVYKGVEDPNLFVKRVFSFMKEIEAKHSGLSCNILLSGHRCTTGCIGAYFEGIPEDQNILRFSSNNGDYKVYNLE, from the coding sequence ATGATTTATGTGGTTAGACATGGACAAACAGATTTTAATAAAGAGGAGAGGCTCCAAGGTCGTTTCGGTTTACCTTTAAATGAAACTGGGATTAAACAAGCAGAACGACTAGGAGACCAACTTCGCAAGGTAAACTTTGACTTTGTTTTTTCATCTCCACAAGAGCGTGCAATTCATACAGCGGTGATCGTTACAGGTAAGGAGGTTGTTACTGATAGACGGCTAGATGTGTTTGATTTAGGTGAGGCAGATACACTGCGAAAACAAGAAGTGAAAATGGCTGGGACGATCCCCGATGCTAGCGTTTATAAAGGTGTTGAAGATCCGAATCTTTTTGTTAAAAGAGTGTTCAGCTTTATGAAAGAAATAGAAGCTAAACACAGTGGACTTTCATGCAACATATTATTATCAGGACATCGGTGTACGACAGGGTGTATCGGGGCCTACTTTGAAGGAATCCCAGAGGATCAAAATATTTTAAGGTTCTCATCAAATAACGGAGACTATAAGGTGTATAACCTCGAATAA
- the asnB gene encoding asparagine synthase (glutamine-hydrolyzing), whose product MCGISGWIDFSRKLTNKDAVIEKMAETLKKRGPDATNIDVTDHVLFGHTRLIVVDRTGGAQPMSKIVGGKTYTICYNGELYNTEDVRTKLKQAGYTFQSHSDTEVLLTAYIHWREGCVEKLNGIFAFAVSDEERQSVFLARDRLGVKPLFFYPLGDGLLFSSEMKGIFAHPDVTPTLDEESLQEVLGLSPSRTPGHGVYKGMEELRPAHWLRISHDGIEKRRYWQVQSKQHTDSEKETAENVRSLFIDAVERQLVADVPVCTFLSGGVDSSAITAIASNYFEKHGRGTLQTYSVDYEDNEQYFKESKFQPNSDKPWIEMMSNAFMTDHKRCVISNEALYDHLKEATTARDLPGMADIDSSLLWFCKEVKKDVTVGLSGECADEIFGGYPWFHDEKMMNQPIFPWMSSLKEREAILRPEWKKRLDLQNYVKQRYEETLSEVPYNDGETGTEKKRRALFYMNMLWFMTTLLDRKDRMSMAASLEVRVPFADHRLVEYVWNIPWEMKMLEGREKGILRKALEGILPDEVLYRKKSPYPKTHHPVYTELVTNGLKSILERKQRSPLYELFDKNALKKLVDTKGASFATPYFGQLMTGPQFIAHLIQVHFWLEEKNINIKL is encoded by the coding sequence ATGTGCGGCATTTCAGGGTGGATTGATTTTAGTCGGAAGTTAACGAATAAGGATGCTGTCATTGAAAAAATGGCAGAGACATTAAAGAAGAGAGGGCCGGATGCTACGAACATTGATGTCACTGATCACGTCCTGTTCGGGCACACAAGGCTCATTGTTGTTGACCGAACAGGTGGCGCTCAGCCGATGTCTAAAATAGTTGGTGGAAAGACATATACAATATGTTACAACGGTGAATTGTACAATACAGAAGATGTACGAACAAAATTGAAGCAAGCTGGCTATACGTTCCAATCTCATTCAGACACTGAAGTACTATTGACAGCTTATATTCATTGGCGAGAAGGTTGTGTTGAAAAGTTAAACGGAATTTTCGCTTTTGCTGTATCAGATGAAGAACGTCAGTCCGTCTTTTTAGCGCGAGATCGACTCGGTGTAAAACCATTGTTTTTCTATCCGTTAGGGGATGGATTACTCTTTTCTTCAGAAATGAAAGGGATCTTTGCTCATCCAGATGTTACCCCAACATTAGATGAAGAAAGCCTTCAAGAAGTCCTAGGGTTAAGTCCGTCGCGAACTCCGGGGCACGGTGTGTATAAAGGAATGGAGGAACTCCGTCCAGCTCATTGGTTGCGAATTTCTCATGATGGGATCGAAAAGCGAAGATACTGGCAAGTCCAATCAAAACAACATACAGATTCAGAGAAAGAAACTGCTGAAAATGTGCGTTCTTTATTTATTGATGCCGTCGAAAGGCAGCTCGTTGCAGATGTACCTGTTTGTACGTTTTTATCAGGTGGGGTAGATTCGAGTGCGATTACAGCCATTGCAAGCAACTATTTCGAGAAGCATGGTCGTGGGACTCTTCAGACGTACTCAGTCGACTATGAAGACAATGAGCAATATTTTAAAGAAAGCAAATTCCAACCCAATAGTGATAAACCTTGGATTGAGATGATGTCCAACGCTTTTATGACTGATCATAAGCGATGTGTTATTTCAAATGAAGCATTATACGATCATTTAAAGGAAGCGACAACGGCTAGAGATTTACCTGGTATGGCTGATATTGATTCTTCTTTACTATGGTTTTGTAAGGAAGTAAAAAAAGATGTCACCGTAGGCCTTTCTGGAGAATGTGCTGATGAAATCTTTGGCGGTTATCCGTGGTTTCATGACGAGAAAATGATGAATCAACCGATTTTCCCTTGGATGAGTTCGTTAAAAGAAAGAGAGGCGATTCTTCGTCCGGAGTGGAAAAAACGTCTTGATTTACAGAACTATGTCAAACAGCGTTATGAAGAAACGCTTAGTGAAGTGCCGTATAACGATGGGGAAACTGGGACTGAAAAAAAGCGAAGAGCGTTATTTTATATGAATATGCTTTGGTTTATGACGACGTTGTTAGACCGTAAAGATCGGATGAGTATGGCCGCTAGTTTAGAAGTACGTGTCCCGTTTGCGGATCACCGTCTTGTTGAATATGTGTGGAATATCCCTTGGGAGATGAAAATGCTTGAAGGCAGAGAGAAAGGGATTTTAAGAAAAGCATTAGAAGGCATATTACCTGATGAAGTTCTTTATCGAAAAAAGAGCCCATATCCGAAAACCCATCATCCTGTTTATACAGAGCTTGTCACAAATGGCCTTAAGTCAATTTTGGAAAGAAAACAGCGCTCCCCGCTTTATGAACTTTTTGATAAGAATGCGTTAAAGAAGCTTGTAGATACAAAGGGGGCTTCGTTTGCAACACCTTATTTCGGCCAGTTAATGACAGGACCACAATTTATCGCTCATTTAATCCAAGTACATTTCTGGTTAGAAGAGAAGAACATAAACATTAAGCTTTAA
- a CDS encoding Cof-type HAD-IIB family hydrolase: MKNIKLIATDMDGTLLNDGRNISEENIKAIQAAMDKGIHVMVATGRDYTEAIAPLKEASLRLPLINVNGADLRKEDGEVIHQQTLTYHQFKDMKKILEEEGVYYEIYTTKGAYTDDSKRGLDVIVDLLMSTGEFGSYDQVRSLAERRFEEGAINQTTSYDNLLQDENCELFKILAFSEDHGKRDRARKRLVEAVNVDVSASGKENLEINHKEATKGNGLKIMAETYGVDLSETMVLGDNFNDVSMMEVAGLSVAMGNAEDEIKELCDEVTDKNTNDGVAKAIYRVLENKTK, encoded by the coding sequence ATGAAAAACATTAAATTAATTGCAACAGATATGGACGGAACATTATTAAATGATGGTCGAAATATATCAGAAGAAAATATAAAAGCAATACAAGCAGCAATGGATAAAGGCATTCATGTGATGGTTGCTACAGGTAGAGATTACACTGAAGCAATTGCTCCGCTTAAAGAAGCGAGCTTACGGTTACCGTTAATTAATGTTAATGGCGCTGATTTACGAAAAGAAGATGGAGAAGTCATTCATCAACAAACACTAACTTATCATCAATTTAAGGATATGAAGAAAATCCTTGAAGAAGAGGGTGTATATTATGAAATATATACAACAAAAGGTGCGTATACAGATGATTCAAAGCGCGGGTTAGACGTCATCGTCGATCTTCTCATGAGTACAGGTGAATTTGGTTCTTACGATCAAGTACGAAGCTTAGCAGAAAGGCGTTTTGAAGAAGGGGCAATCAATCAAACAACAAGCTATGACAACCTATTACAAGATGAAAATTGTGAGCTTTTTAAGATCTTAGCGTTTTCAGAAGATCATGGAAAAAGAGACCGTGCTCGAAAGCGACTTGTAGAAGCTGTCAATGTTGATGTGAGTGCTTCAGGTAAGGAGAACTTAGAAATTAATCATAAAGAAGCGACAAAAGGCAACGGCTTAAAAATCATGGCAGAAACATATGGTGTTGATCTTTCTGAAACGATGGTGTTAGGTGATAACTTTAACGACGTGTCAATGATGGAAGTAGCAGGACTTTCCGTTGCAATGGGAAATGCAGAAGATGAGATAAAAGAGCTATGTGATGAAGTCACAGATAAGAATACAAACGACGGGGTTGCTAAAGCCATTTACCGCGTATTAGAAAATAAAACAAAATAA
- a CDS encoding aldehyde ferredoxin oxidoreductase family protein — MNLGGYKNKEAWVDLTEGKVEYRKLNEEDAKKYVGARGLGVKYLVDHGIYNVDPLSPENMLAVMTGPLTGTRIHMSGRLCTVTRSPLTGTVTDSHMGGWTAARLKWAGFDNLIFTGKSDKPVYLYVENGQAELKDASSLWGKGVRSTVKALQDLYGDKGTSVMTIGQGGENLVKYAGWMNEDDRASGRGGTGAVAGSKNLKAIVIKGSQKGNMPEPAMPDKYPEAVKSGLKAIAEGVLTAPNKGGLSVYGTNVLMNIINESGALPSRNSQVTHYAEAEAVSGEAVREEILVGEPTCHACPVACKKEVEVSDGKYKVKVESFEYESAWALGPNCGSHNKEAIAYMIDRCNEYGIDTIELGNAFSVAMEAYEKGLMKERLDWGDVDTMIEWIDKIVFREGIGDILAEGPGRAAAKFGDGSLAMVVKNQAIPAYDPRGIQGMGLAYATSNRGACHLRGYTVAAEIAGIPEPVDRNTVQGKGELLKVFQDLHAFSDSLDLCKFSAFSENADLYAEQYSAVVGIELTGDDIMRIGERVYNIERYFNNKAGFLKDADNLPDRFTKEPATGNSSGEVSHLEEMLKEYYHVRGWEEGTVPKEKLKQLNIEVNVGA; from the coding sequence ATGAACTTAGGAGGCTACAAGAACAAGGAAGCGTGGGTAGATCTGACTGAGGGGAAGGTTGAGTACCGTAAACTGAACGAAGAGGATGCAAAAAAGTATGTTGGTGCACGAGGGTTAGGAGTTAAATACTTAGTAGATCATGGCATCTACAACGTTGATCCGCTTTCACCTGAGAACATGTTAGCCGTAATGACAGGACCTTTAACAGGTACTCGGATTCATATGAGTGGAAGACTTTGTACAGTGACACGTTCTCCACTTACTGGAACAGTGACGGATTCACATATGGGCGGATGGACAGCAGCCCGTTTAAAGTGGGCTGGTTTCGACAATCTCATTTTTACAGGAAAAAGTGATAAGCCGGTTTACCTCTATGTTGAAAATGGTCAAGCGGAGCTGAAAGATGCATCTAGTTTATGGGGGAAAGGTGTTCGTTCAACCGTTAAAGCACTTCAAGATTTATATGGTGATAAAGGTACAAGTGTGATGACGATTGGGCAAGGCGGTGAAAACCTCGTCAAATATGCAGGTTGGATGAATGAAGATGATCGTGCATCAGGTCGTGGGGGAACAGGAGCTGTTGCTGGATCAAAAAATTTAAAAGCGATCGTCATTAAGGGATCTCAAAAAGGGAATATGCCAGAGCCTGCAATGCCTGATAAATACCCAGAAGCTGTAAAAAGCGGGTTAAAGGCGATTGCTGAGGGTGTTTTAACAGCACCGAACAAAGGTGGACTCTCTGTATACGGAACGAATGTGTTAATGAATATTATAAATGAGTCAGGTGCACTTCCATCCCGTAACTCGCAAGTGACTCATTATGCTGAAGCGGAGGCAGTGAGTGGTGAAGCGGTTCGTGAAGAGATCCTTGTCGGTGAACCAACTTGCCATGCATGTCCAGTAGCGTGTAAAAAAGAAGTTGAAGTAAGTGACGGAAAATATAAAGTAAAAGTGGAGAGCTTTGAATATGAATCTGCTTGGGCATTAGGTCCAAACTGTGGTTCTCACAATAAAGAAGCGATTGCTTATATGATCGACCGTTGCAATGAATATGGCATTGATACAATTGAACTTGGAAATGCCTTTTCAGTTGCAATGGAAGCATATGAGAAAGGGTTAATGAAGGAACGTCTCGACTGGGGCGATGTCGATACCATGATCGAATGGATCGATAAAATTGTTTTCCGAGAAGGAATTGGAGATATTTTAGCAGAAGGGCCCGGTCGAGCTGCAGCGAAGTTTGGTGACGGAAGCCTTGCGATGGTTGTTAAAAATCAAGCCATTCCTGCATATGACCCTCGCGGCATTCAAGGGATGGGGCTTGCTTATGCAACAAGTAACCGAGGAGCTTGCCATTTAAGAGGGTATACAGTTGCAGCCGAAATTGCTGGGATTCCAGAGCCCGTTGACCGTAACACTGTACAAGGAAAAGGCGAGTTACTCAAAGTATTCCAAGACCTTCATGCATTCTCTGATTCACTTGATCTATGTAAATTCTCGGCGTTCTCTGAAAATGCTGATTTATATGCTGAACAATATTCAGCAGTCGTCGGTATTGAACTTACGGGAGACGACATTATGAGAATTGGTGAGAGAGTCTATAACATTGAGCGCTACTTTAATAATAAAGCTGGTTTCTTGAAAGATGCAGATAATCTGCCAGATCGTTTTACGAAAGAGCCAGCAACAGGAAACTCAAGTGGTGAAGTAAGCCACCTAGAAGAAATGCTTAAAGAGTATTATCACGTGCGCGGTTGGGAAGAAGGGACTGTACCAAAAGAGAAGCTAAAACAATTAAATATCGAAGTAAATGTTGGGGCTTAA
- a CDS encoding ubiquitin-like small modifier protein 1, whose protein sequence is MKMKVFATFREICGNKTIHVPFEDGDTIGKLLQSVIEQYPPMQEELFENEDELKPHIHVFINGKNVIHMNGLETEVEKSDELALFPPVAGG, encoded by the coding sequence ATGAAGATGAAAGTCTTTGCGACATTTCGAGAAATTTGTGGCAATAAAACGATTCACGTTCCTTTTGAAGATGGAGACACTATTGGGAAGCTTCTCCAGTCCGTTATTGAGCAGTATCCACCAATGCAGGAGGAGCTTTTCGAAAATGAAGATGAGCTAAAGCCTCACATTCATGTATTTATAAATGGTAAAAACGTCATCCATATGAACGGATTAGAAACGGAAGTCGAAAAATCAGATGAACTCGCTTTATTCCCTCCTGTTGCAGGTGGGTAA
- a CDS encoding TetR/AcrR family transcriptional regulator: MKELSSEDRRVVRTKEQIRNTFAELIEEKGLDRVTIKDLTSRANINRGTFYLHYEDKYDLLEKSEEELLSGIQQIAKELETIELENWDDEEPHPAAEKYFAYLKEHAVFVKAILGPKGDPAFQNKIKALITNQIKTQFVQADQTSLPLPQEYLIAYLVSAHLGVIQHWIENGLQESPKEMGKIIANMNFYGPLAAGGLKKSP; this comes from the coding sequence GTGAAGGAATTGAGCAGTGAAGACCGTCGGGTTGTACGAACAAAAGAACAGATAAGAAATACTTTTGCTGAACTTATCGAAGAAAAAGGATTAGACCGAGTAACCATTAAAGACCTCACATCTAGAGCAAATATTAACCGAGGAACATTTTACTTACATTATGAGGATAAATATGACCTTTTGGAAAAAAGTGAAGAAGAATTATTGAGTGGAATCCAGCAAATTGCAAAAGAGCTTGAAACGATAGAATTAGAAAATTGGGATGATGAAGAACCACATCCAGCAGCTGAAAAATATTTTGCATACTTAAAAGAACATGCCGTTTTTGTAAAAGCGATTTTAGGACCAAAAGGGGACCCTGCTTTTCAAAATAAAATCAAAGCGTTAATTACGAATCAAATAAAAACTCAATTTGTTCAGGCGGATCAAACATCGTTACCGCTCCCGCAAGAGTATTTAATTGCTTATTTAGTTTCTGCGCATTTAGGTGTCATTCAACATTGGATTGAAAATGGCTTACAAGAATCTCCGAAAGAGATGGGAAAGATCATTGCAAATATGAACTTTTACGGACCATTAGCCGCTGGGGGATTGAAAAAATCCCCTTAA
- a CDS encoding histidine phosphatase family protein, translating into MHELYMHHMLSGQQAVSENQYKKLSNKTERQTDQDGLQEGGYVLYARHAEATVGQDQQQMVFQDCETQRNLSDEGRRQAETYGETLRALDIPINYPVITSPFCRNIDTASLAFGDENYEVNPFLFDLYLLSYNPSPQEQQRILNTFRSMLETPPPEGTNTLIIGHSFPPGVAFGPIPDMGTVMVKPHGQGQGFDVVANISFENLTNMLG; encoded by the coding sequence ATGCACGAATTGTATATGCACCACATGCTCAGCGGTCAACAGGCGGTATCAGAAAATCAGTATAAGAAATTATCCAATAAAACAGAGCGTCAAACTGATCAAGATGGACTTCAAGAAGGCGGATATGTTTTATATGCAAGACATGCTGAAGCAACAGTTGGTCAGGACCAACAGCAAATGGTTTTTCAAGATTGCGAGACACAAAGGAACCTTTCTGACGAAGGGAGAAGGCAAGCAGAAACATACGGAGAGACTCTTCGAGCATTAGATATTCCAATCAATTATCCAGTCATTACGAGCCCTTTTTGCAGAAATATAGATACAGCCTCCTTAGCATTTGGCGATGAAAATTATGAAGTTAATCCGTTTCTATTCGATCTATATTTGTTAAGCTATAATCCAAGTCCACAAGAACAACAAAGGATCTTAAATACGTTCCGTTCGATGTTAGAAACTCCTCCACCAGAAGGAACAAATACGTTAATCATTGGGCATAGTTTTCCACCAGGAGTAGCATTCGGTCCGATCCCTGATATGGGAACAGTCATGGTGAAGCCCCATGGTCAAGGGCAAGGATTCGACGTTGTCGCAAATATATCCTTTGAGAACTTAACAAATATGCTTGGTTAA
- a CDS encoding FMN-dependent NADH-azoreductase, translating to MTKVLYITAHPHDDTESFSMAVGKAFIDQYKEVNSSHEVIHLDLYKEDIPYIDADVFSGWGKLQTGKGFEDLSTEEKTKVGRLSELCDQFISADKYVFVTPLWNFSFPPIMKAYIDSVAVAGKTFKYTEEGPVGLLTDKKALHIQARGGIYSEGPAAQLEMGHRYLDIVMQFFGVPSFEGIFVEGHAAMPDKAQEIKDDAIARAKDFAHTF from the coding sequence ATGACAAAAGTATTGTACATCACAGCTCATCCTCATGATGACACAGAATCTTTTAGTATGGCTGTTGGAAAAGCATTTATTGATCAATATAAAGAAGTAAATTCTTCTCATGAGGTTATCCACCTTGATCTTTATAAAGAAGACATCCCTTATATTGATGCGGATGTATTTAGTGGTTGGGGCAAACTCCAAACAGGGAAAGGATTTGAAGACCTTTCAACCGAGGAAAAAACAAAAGTTGGGAGACTATCAGAGCTATGCGATCAATTTATCTCAGCAGATAAATATGTGTTTGTTACCCCGTTATGGAATTTCTCTTTCCCACCAATTATGAAGGCATACATTGACTCAGTGGCGGTTGCTGGTAAAACATTTAAATATACAGAAGAAGGACCAGTAGGACTATTAACAGATAAAAAAGCATTACATATTCAAGCACGTGGGGGGATTTACTCAGAAGGTCCTGCAGCACAGTTGGAAATGGGTCATCGTTATTTGGACATCGTCATGCAGTTTTTCGGGGTGCCTTCGTTTGAAGGGATCTTTGTAGAAGGACATGCAGCAATGCCTGATAAAGCACAAGAAATAAAAGATGATGCAATTGCACGTGCAAAAGACTTTGCTCATACATTTTAA
- a CDS encoding methyltransferase family protein, translated as MTNKQPSVLSHLISILLLPFNVTVIIPSLLLLFFHFDFGWGLRFPITLVVYLVGGISLLLGLTLVILTVRQFATRGKGTLAPWDPPQKLVVTGPYRYTRNPMISGVVLVLIGEVMIFGSIPLLIWFLMFTTINYSYFIIGEEPHLEKKFGEEYVEYKKNVPRLFPRRTPWKQ; from the coding sequence ATGACAAATAAACAACCTTCAGTCCTATCACATTTGATATCTATTTTACTGTTGCCTTTTAATGTAACAGTGATCATTCCATCACTATTATTATTGTTCTTCCATTTCGACTTTGGGTGGGGACTTCGTTTTCCAATTACTTTAGTTGTGTATTTGGTAGGGGGGATTTCGCTTCTTTTAGGGCTTACTCTTGTCATATTGACAGTTCGCCAATTTGCAACGAGAGGAAAGGGGACGTTAGCACCGTGGGACCCTCCACAAAAGTTGGTCGTTACAGGTCCGTATCGGTATACACGTAACCCAATGATCAGTGGCGTCGTATTAGTTTTGATAGGAGAAGTGATGATCTTTGGCTCAATACCGTTACTTATATGGTTTCTAATGTTTACAACGATTAATTATTCCTACTTTATTATCGGTGAGGAACCACATCTTGAGAAAAAATTTGGCGAAGAATATGTCGAGTATAAAAAGAATGTCCCGAGACTATTTCCGAGACGTACGCCGTGGAAACAATAG